The segment CGACGATGCCCTCCTCGACGGCGGCCTTGGCGTTGCGCACCGCGTCCTCGATGCGGTGCTTGCGCTCCTTGAGCTCGACCTCGGTGGCCGCGCCGGCCTTGATGACGGCCACGCCGCCGGCCAGCTTGGCGAGGCGCTCCTGGAGCTTCTCGCGGTCGTAGTCCGAGTCGGAGTTCTCGATCTCGGCGCGGATCTGGTTGACCCGGCCGGCGACCTGGTCGCTGTCGCCGCCGCCGTCGACGATGGTGGTCTCGTCCTTGGTGATGACGACCTTGCGGGCGGTGCCCAGCAGGTCGACGCCGGCGTTCTCGAGCTTGAGGCCGACCTCCTCGGAGATCACGGTGCCGCCGGTCAGGATGGCGATGTCGCCGAGCATGGCCTTGCGGCGGTCGCCGAAGCCCGGGGCCTTGACGGCGACGGACTTGAAGGTGCCGCGGATCTTGTTCACGACCAGGGTCGAGAGGGCCTCGCCCTCGACGTCCTCGGCGATGATGACGAGCGGCTTGCCGCTCTGCATGACCTTCTCCAGCAGCGGGAGGAGGTCCTTGACCGAGGAGATCTTGGAGTTGGCGATGAGGATGTACGGGTCCTCGAAGCTCGCCTCCATGCGCTCCAGGTCGGTGGCGAAGTAGGCGGAGATGTAGCCCTTGTCGAAGCGCATGCCCTCGGTGAGCTCGAGCTCCAGGCCGAAGGTGTTGCTCTCCTCGACGGTGATGACGCCTTCCTTGCCGACCTTGTCCATGGCCTCGGCGATGAGCTCGCCGATCTGGGTGTCGGCGGCCGAGATGGAGGCGGTGGAGGCGATCTGCTCCTTGGTCTCCACGTCCTTGGCCTGGGCCAGCAGCTGGTCGGAGACGGCGGCGACGGCCTTCTCGATGCCGCGCTTGAGGGCCATCGGGTTGGCGCCGGCGGCGACGTTGCGCAGACCCTCGCGGACGAGCGCCTGGGCGAGCACGGTGGCGGTGGTGGTGCCGTCACCCGCGACGTCGTCGGTCTTCTTGGCGACCTCCTTGACCAGCTCGGCGCCGATCTTCTCGTACGGGTCCTCGAGCTCGATCTCCTTGGCGATGGAGACACCGTCGTTGGTGATCGTGGGGGCGCCCCACTTCTTCTCCAGGACGACGTTGCGACCCTTGGGGCCGAGCGTGACCTTCACGGCGTCGGCAAGCTGGTTCATGCCACGCTCAAGGCCGCGGCGGGCTTCCTCGTCAAAGGCGATGATCTTGGCCATCAGAAGTGGTCCTCCGGGACACGGTCGACTGCTCGGACCAAGGGGTGCCCGCGACGGACGGCCCAGGAGAGCGGGGGTCCCTTCCCCTACCGCTTCCGGGGCCTCACCGGCCCGGTCCGTTTGTCACTCTCACACGGTGAGTGCTAACGCCAATGATTAGCACTCTGGGGTGGCGAGTGCAAGCCCATCGGGGCCCCGCCGACCGGCCGCCGGGCAACCCGCGGGCCGCCCGGAAAGCCCGCAGGCCCGCCCCGGACGCGTCGCGTCGGGGCGGGCCTGCGGGTTTCGGTGCGTGGCGGTCCGCCGGGGCCGTCAGGCGCCGGCGGCGCGGACCATGTCGGCCTGCGGACCCTTCTGACCCTGCGAGATCTCGAACTCGACCCGCTGGCCCTCTTCCAGGGTGCGGTAGCCGTCCATCTGGATCGCGCTGTAGTGGACGAACACGTCCGCTCCACCGTCGACCGCGATGAAGCCGTAGCCCTTCTCGGCGTTGAACCACTTGACGGTGCCCTGAGCCATTCCGAACTCCCCTTGTGCTGTGCTGGCCCTTCAGAGATCCGCAGGACGCGGACCCGGAGGTCTGGAAGACCGGCCTGGGGACTCCCCCCCGTACGGCGCAGCCTCTGTCGCGGCTGAATGTATCCGGATATGCGCCCTCTGCAACAGGCCCAATTTGCGGGGAACCCCGTCGCCCGGCGGGGGATATTTCGGAACGAAAGGCGCATCCGTCGACAATTGCCACGGGACATAACGGACGCGTTGCCGCAAAACGACGAAACAATTCTGACGGCGGCCTGACAGAACAGGCGGAAAGCTCCCCGGCGGACGTCTCAGCGCGCGGAACGGAAGCGAGGCGGAAGCGGGGGCGGAACGGGTTCTGCACGGGCGGAGCGCGGTGCGGAAAACGAGGATTGAACCGGGCCGTGGAGGGGAACGGACCTGACCGGAACTCTACTCCCCCGATCCCGTCGGAATTCCGGCGGCCCGCCGCACCGGAAAACCGCAGGTAACCGGGCCGCCGGCCCCGGCACGCAGCGGGCCGCCGCCCGGTCCGGAAAAGGGAATTCCGGACCGAACGGCGGCTGCGGGAATGCGGGCGGTTCAGCAGCCGCCGGCCACCGCCGGAATGATCGACACCGAGGCGCCGTCCTTGATCTCGGTCTCCAGGCCCTCGGCGAAGCGCACGTCGTCGTCGTTCACGTACACGTTGACGAAGCGGCGCAGCTTGCCGGTGTCGTCCAGCAGGCGGGCGGCGATGCCGGTGTGGTTCGCCTCCAGGTCCGCGATGACGGCGGACAGGGTCGCGCCCTCGGCGGTCACCTCGGCGGCGCCGCCGGTGTAGGTGCGCAGGATGGTCGGGATGCGGACGGTGGCGCTCATGCGGTGCTCCTCGGGGCGTGGGGGGTGTCCTGCGGCTGGGTGTCAGGCGGTGGCGAGGCCGGCGGCGCGGAAGGACTCCAGCGTCGGGCGGATCACGGCGGTCATGCCGGCGTCGGCGACCGCGTCGAGGGTCTTGAGGCCGTCGCCGGTGTTGATGGCCACGGTCTCCTTGGACGGGTCCAGCAGGCCGGTCTCGACCAGCTTCTTCAGCACGCCGACGGTCACGCCGCCCGCGGTCTCGGCGAAGATCCCCTCGGTGCGGGCGAGCAGCTTGATCGCCTCGACCACCTCGGCGTCGGTGACGTCCTCGACCGCGCCGCCGGTGCGGCGGGCGATGTCCAGCACGTACGGGCCGTCGGCCGGGTTGCCGATCGCCAGCGACTTGGCGATGGTGTCCGGCTTGACCGGCTTGATCACGTCGCGGCCGGCCTTGAAGGCGGCCGAGACCGGGGAGCAGCCCTCGGCCTGGGCGCCGAAGATCTTGTACGGCTTGTCCTCGACCAGGCCGAGCTTGATCAGCTCCTGCAGACCCTTGTCGATCTTGGTGAGCTGGGAGCCGGAGGCGATCGGGATGACGATCTGGTCGGGCAGCCGCCAGCCGAGCTGCTCGCAGATCTCGAACGCCAGGGTCTTGGAGCCCTCGCCGTAGTACGGGCGCAGGTTGACGTTCACGAAGCCCCAGCCCTCGCCGGCCGGGTCGCCGATCAGCTCGGAGCAGAAGCGGTTCACGTCGTCGTAGTTGCCGTCGATGCCGACCAGCTCGCCGCCGTACACGCCGGCCATCACGACCTTGCCCTGCTCCAGGTCGTGCGGGATGAACACGCAGGACTTGAAGCCGGCCCGGGCGGCCGCGGCGCCCACCGCGCCGGCCAGGTTGCCGGTGGAGGAGCAGGACAGCGTGGTGAAGTCGAAGGCCCGGGCGGCCTCGATCGCGCAGGCCACCACCCGGTCCTTGAAGGAGTGGGTCGGGTTGCCCGAGTCGTCCTTGATGTGCAGCTGCGCGGTGAAGCCCAGCTCGCGGCCCAGGTTGTCGGCCTTGACCAGCGGGGTCCAGCCCGGGTTCAGGTTCGGCTTGCCGGCCACGTCGGCCGGGACGGGCAGCAGCGGGGCGTAGCGCCAGATCGACGCCGGGCCGGCCTCGATCCGCTTGCGCAGCTCCTCGGCGTCGTAGCCCGCGTAGTCGTAGGCGATCTCCAGCGGGCCGAAGCACTCCAGGCAGGCGAAGCTCGGGCCGAGCGGGAAGCGCGTCCCGCACTCCCGACAGGACAGCGCGGTCGCGGGACCGAGGTCGACGGCGGTGGGTGCGGCGGTGTCAACAGCCATGGTGGCGAGGCCCTTTCTCCTCATCTTCCCCGGAGCGCGGTCGCGTCCGGGACGGAATTGGCACCTGTCCCGCCGGGCCTGCTGGCCGCGCGGGAGGGTTGCCGGGACTTCAACGGGCCGTTCCCTCAGTCCCTCTGGATGAGCTCTGTGAAGTTGTGGTCGTACGCTGCGAGCGACCCCCGGGTGCGAAGGCACGATCGCAATACGAAGACTGTATCCGAAGGCCCGCGCGGACCCACCCCCGCGTCCGACACCCGAGACGAACCGACACAGGGAGCGAGACTTGCCGGAGCAGCCCGAGCCCGGGGTCCTGCCGGAGGTGGCCGACTGGCTGCGCCGCCGATCGTGGACGGCCGCCGACCGGCCGCTCGACCTGCTGCTGGCCGCCAAACGCGCCGCCGGGGCGGCCGGCACCGTCAGCGTGGTGCTGCCCGCGCTGGACGAGGAGCCCACCGTCGGCGAGATCGTCGCCGCGATCCGCACCGAGCTGGTCGAGCGCGTCCCGCTGGTCGACGAGCTGGTGGTGGTCGACTCCGGCTCGCAGGACGGCACCGCCGCCGCCGCGGCCGCCGCCGGCGCCCGGGTGGTGCACCGCGACGCGATCCTGCCCCGGCTGCCCGCCGAACCCGGCAAGGGCGAGGTGCTGTGGCGCTCGCTGCTCGCCACCAGCGGCGCGATCGTCTGCTTCGTCGACGCCGACCTGCGCGAGTTCGACCCGGCCTTCGTCTCCGGCATCATCGGCCCGCTGCTCACCGACCCGGCCCTGCAGCTGGTCAAGGCCATGTACGACCGGCCCTTCGAGGCCGACGGCGCCGTCGTCCCGGCCGGCGGCGGCCGGGTCACCGAACTGGTCGCCCGCCCGCTGCTCAGCCTGCACTGGCCGCAGCTGGCCGGCTTCGTCCAGCCCCTCGGCGGCGAGTACGCGGCCCGCCGCAGTCTGCTGGAACGACTGCCCTTCCCGACCGGCTACGGCGTCGAACTCGGCCTGCTGGTCGACGCGTTGGAGCTGGCCGGGCTGGACGCGCTGGCCCAGGTCGACGTCGGCGTCCGGCACCACCGGCACCAGGACGGCCAGGCCCTCGGCCGGATGGCCGCCACCATCTACCGCACCGCCCTGGAACGCCTGGACCGCACCCACCGCCTCAAGGCCGACCCCGACCTGGTCCGGCCGCTGCTCACCCAGTACACCCGCACCGCCGCGGGCTTCGCCCCCCGCACCCACCCCGTCCCGGCCACCGAACGCCCCCCGATGGCCACCGTCCCCGAGTACCGCGACCGCTGACCCGGGCGCCCGCCCGGCCCTCCACCGGTCCCCCACTGTTCACCCGGCCCGCGCCGCGCCGAGTGGTTTGGTCCGGTGATCGCACGGCAAGGTTGGCTGTATGGCCGATCACGTGTCCGAACGCCCCCAGCAGTCCGGAGCCGCCCCGATCCTGGTGGCCTCCAACCGCGGCCCGGTGTCCTTCCGCACGGAGGACGACGGCACGCTGACCCTCCGCAGAGGCGGCGGCGGCCTGGTGTCCGGGCTCTCCGCGATCGACGACCCGAACGCGGTCTGGGTCTGCGCCGCCCTCTCCGACGCCGACCGCACTGCCGCCCGGCAGGCCCCCGACGGTCGCCTCGACCTGGCCGGCCACGACGTCGGCGGACAGGCCGTCCGAATGCTGGACATCGATCCGGAGACCTTCGCCCGCGCCTACAACGGCGTCGCCAACTCCACCCTCTGGTTCGTCCACCACCTGCTCTACCAGACGCCCGTGCAGCCCGCCTTCGACGCCGCATTCCGCACCGAGTGGGCCGCCTACCGGGCCTACAACGCCGCCTTCGCCGAAGCCCTCGCCGCCGAGGCCGCCCCCGGCGCCGCCGTCCTGGTGCAGGACTACCACCTCTCGCTGGCCCCCGCCCTGCTCCGCGAACTCCGCCCCGACCTGCGGATCGGCCACTTCTCGCACACCCCCTGGGCCCCGCCGGACTACTACCGGCTGCTGCCCGACGACGTCGCCGCCGCCGTCCTCGAAGGCATCCTCGGCGCCGACCGCGCCGCCTTCCTGACCCGCCGCTGGGCCCTCGCCTTCGCCGACTGCTGCGAGGCCGTCCTCGGCGCGCAGGTCGACCGCTCCGAACTGACCGTCACCCACGGCGGCCGCACCACCCGGCTCGGCGTGCACGGCCTCGGCGCCGACGCCGAGTTCCTGCGCGAACGCGCCCACCGGCCCGACGTCGACGAACGCCTCGCCACCCTGCGCGAGGCCGTCGGCGACCGCCGCACCATCGTCCGGGTCGACCGCACCGAACTCAGCAAGAACATCGTCCGCGGCCTGCTCGCCTACCGGCACCTGCTGCGCACCCGCCCCGAATGGCTCGGCAACGTCGTCCACATCGCCTTCGCCTACCCCTCCCGCACCGACCTCGCCGAGTACCGCGACTACACCGCCGAAGTGCAGCGCCTCGCCGGGGAGATCAACGCCGAGTTCGGCACCGCCGACTGGCAGCCGCTCATCCTGCACGTCAACGACGACTTCCCGCGCTCCCTCGCCGCGTACCGGCTCGCCGACGTCGCCCTGGTCAACCCGATCCGCGACGGCATGAACCTGGTCGCCAAGGAGGTCCCCGTCGTCTCCGACCGCGGCTGCGCCCTCGTCCTGTCCCGCGAGGCCGGCGCGTACGCCGAACTCGCCGACGACGCGATCACCGTCAACCCCTACGACGTCATCGCCACCGCCGACGCCCTCGCCGAGGCCCTCGCCATGCCCCCCGCCGAACGCGCCGACCGCACCAAACGCCTCGCCGCCGCCGCCACCGCCCTCCCGCCCCAGCAGTGGTTCCTGGACCAGCTCCACGCGCTCCAGTAGCCGCGCAGAGCGAAACCGGGGGCGCGGGAGCAACTGCTGCGCGCCAGACCCTGCGCAAGCAGGGGCGCGGGGAACTGCGCGGCCAACCGAGCACGCACAGCCGGATCGCCCCGCGGGACAGTGTGTTGCACTGTCCCGCGACCGCACCGACGTGCGACTCCCTCCCCCAGCCCCAAGGGGGGCTGGGAGGTGCCCCCTTCGCGCAGTCCCCCGCGCCCCCGGCTTCGCGTTCGTCGCCCCTAGCCGCGCAGCAGCTCCGTCAGCCCGTTCAGCAGGTCGACCACCCCCGCCGGCCCGGCGACCAGCAGGTCGGCGCGTTCGGCGAGGGCCGCGACCGGGGGTTCGCCGGTGACGGGGCCGCTGCAGACGAGCAGGCCGGGGTGGCCGGCTTCGCGGCGGCGGCCGATCTCCGCGTAGGCGGCGAGGTCGCCGAGGTCGTCGCCGGCGAAGAGGACCGGGCCCGCGTCCCGTTCGGCGAGGAACTCGTGCAGGGCGGCCCCCTTGTCGACCCCGGGCGGCCGCAGTTCGAGGACCATCCGGCCGGGTTCGACCACCAGTCCGTGCCGCCCGGCGAGTTCGTCGAGCGGGCCGCGCAGCCGTTCCAGCAGCGCGTCCGGTTCGGGGGCGCGCCGGGTGTGGACGGCCAGCGCGCGTTCCTTGTCCTCGACGAAGGTGCCCTCGGGCACGTCCAACCCGGCGAGCAGCGACGGCAGTTCGCCCCGGACGGCGGCCACCCCGGGCGGCGGCGGGGCGGCGGTGACGGCGTTGCTGCGGGCGTCCCAGCGTTCGGCGCCGTAGTGGCCGAGGACGGTGAGGTGTTCGAGGCCGGGGGCGGCGGTGAAGCCGCCGTACGCGGCGGCGGTCGCGGCGGGCCGTCCGGTGACCACGACGACCGCGCCGACCAGCGGGGCCAGCGCGCCGAGTGCGGGGACGACCCCGGGGTGGGCGCGGGCCCGGTCGGGGTCGGCGACGATCGGGGCGAGCGTGCCGTCGAAGTCGAGTCCCACGACGGCGGACTTCGGATCGGCGAGCAGACCCGCCAGTCCGGTCCGACCCGCCTGGGTCGTGATCTGTTCAGCGATTCCCATGCCCCCGACGCTACCGGCCGCCGCCGGTCGCCGGGCGGCTATCGGGCCGGTGGTCACTGCCGGGCTTCGCGCCGCGCCTGCCGGATCCGGCGCAGCCGGTTGACCAGGACCGGGTCGTGGGCGAGTGCCTCGGCCCGGTCGAGCAGGGCGTTGAGCAGCTGGTGGTAGCGGGTGGCGGAGATGCCGAGCTCCTGCCGGATCGCCTGCTCCTTGGCACCGGCGGTCCGCCACCCGCGGGCTTCCAGGGCGAGCACGGCCCGGTCGCGTTCGGTCAGTTCGGCCATGCGTCCAGGCTATGCCCCGCCCCCGTCAGCCCGTCCCCGCCCGCCCCCGTCAGCCCGTCCCCGCCCGCCCCCGTCAGCCCGTCCCCGCCCGCCCCCGTCAGCCCGTCCCCGCCCGGCCCGGCCCGGCCCGGCCCCCGTCAGCCCGCCCGGCGGGCCTTGGCGGCCTCCGCGAGGGCGGTGGACTGCAGGTCGGCGAGCACCTGGTCGCCGCCGCTCTTCACGGCCTTGCCCATCTGCTGCTTGATCATGCTGCTGACCTTGTCCCAGGAGGGGTCGCCGTAGGGGTAGAAGCTGGCGGTGGGCAGGTTCTGCAGGAACTGGGCGAGGTCCTGGTGGGAGGCGTTGGCCGACATGTCGTCGAGGGTGTCCTGGGTGACGGGGAGCATGTTGTACTCCTCGTCGAAGGCCAGGGTGTTCTGCTTGGCGAGGGTGAAGTTCAGGAACTTCTTGATCTCCGCCCGGTGGCCGTTGGCCTTGAAGGCCATCAGCCAGTCGGCGACGCCGAAGGTGACCTCCTTGACCTCCTTGCTCTTGCGCGGGATCGCGGCGGTGCCGTACTGGATGCCGGCCGCTGCGGCGGCCTTGATCAGCGCGGGGTGGCCGTTGAGCATGGCGACCTCGCCCTTGGTGAAGGCGGTGAAGGCGTCCTTGCGGTTGGCCTGGCCGGGGTCGGGGTAGGTCAGGCCGCGGTCGACCAGGTTGGTGCGCAGCCACTTGAAGGTGTCCCGGTTGGGCTGGCTGTCGATGGTGTAGTTGCCGACGCTGTCGGAGAGTTCGCCGCCGCCGCTCATCGTCCAGATCATCGACTCGGCCTGGGCCTCCTCGGGGCCGAGCGGCAGCGCGTACGGGGTGACGCCCGGGACCTTGGACTTGATCAGCTCGGCGTCCTTGCGCAGGTCGTCCCAGGTGGCGGGCGGGGCGGTGATGCCGGCCTTGTCGAAGATCGCCTTGTTGTAGACGAACACCCGGCTGGAGGAGATGAACGGGATGCCGTACTGGCTGCCGAGCACCTGGCCGGCCTTGCTGAACGAGCCCAGCAGGTTGGCCTGGGCCTCCATGGAGAGCACGTCGCCGACGGGGTAGAGGCGGTCGGCGGCGACCTGGTCGGCGAAGCCGCCGGTCTGCACGACGTCGGGGGTCTTCCCCTTGGCGATCAGGTCGGCGACGTGCTTGTCGATGTCGTCCCACGAGACCACGTCGACCTTCACCTTGATGCCGGGGTTGGCGGCCTCGAAGTCCCTGGCGACCTTGTTCCAGTAGATGCTGCTGCTGTTGGAGGCGTCGGTTCCGTAGTCGGCCGCGACCAGGTCGAGCGTCACCCCGCCTCCACCGGACAGGACGCCGCAGCCGGAGAGCAGCAGGCATCCGACGAGGGGGAGAGGGATCAGCGCTGATCGCTTCAAGGGGGACCGCCTTCGGGAGGGTGACAGCCGCGACCCTGGCAGTTCCCGCTCACAGTGGTCCAGACCTGTAGGGGCGGAAGTTATCGAAGTGTCAGTTCCTGTTGCGCCCCGCGCAACGTGGACTGCACAACTGTCCGGTATCCGGACGACCGCGGGTCTTCACCGTGCCGCCGCCCCGCCCCCGTTCCGGCGCGCTCAGGCGGTCAGGACGGTCACCCCGGCGTCGGTGAAGGCGGCGGCCAGCGCGTCCGGCACCTGGCTGTCGGTGACCAGGGTGTCCACCGCCTCCAGGCCGCAGATCCGGGCGAAGGCCCGGTGGCCCAGCTTGGAGGAGTCGGCGGCCACCACCACCCGCCGGGCCCGTTCGGCGAGCAGCCGGTTGATCGCCGCCTCGCCCTCGTGGTGGGCGGTCGCACCGTGCTCGGTGTCGAGCCCGTCCACGCCCAGCACCGCGGTGTCCAGGGCGAGTTCGCCGAGCACCTGGGCGGCCAGCGGGCCGATCAGCTCGTACGACTGGGGGCGGGCGACGCCGCCGGTGACCACGATCTTCACCTGCGGACGGACCGTCAGTTCGTTGGCGATGTTGAGCGCGTTGGTGACCACGGTGAGGCTCTGGCCGCTCTCCGGGTGCTCGGCCAGGTCGGGCCGGACGGCGAGCGCCCGGGCCACCTCGGTGGTGGTGGTGCCGCCGTTGAGGCCGACCACCTCGCCGGGGGCGATCAGGCCGGCCACCAGGGTGCCGATCCGCTGCTTGGCGTCGGCGTTGCGGGCGGTCTTGTAGCGCAGCGGCAGGTCGTAGGAGACGCTGTGCGCCACCGCGCCGCCGCGGGTGCGGGTGAGCATCTGCTGGCGGGCCAGCTGGTCGAGGTCGCGGCGGATGGTCGCGGCCGAGACGTCGAGCTCGCCGGCCGCCTCCTCGACGTCCAGCCGGCCGTGCTCGGCCAGCAGTTCCAGCAGCGCGTTCCACCGCTCGTACCTGGACACCGTCCGCTCCTCCCGCGCCCCGCCCGGCGCGCCCCGCGCCCGGCGGGGACAGCTTCGCACACCCGGGCTCCGCTCCACTCATTGCGCAATCATGCGCGAAACAGCTATAAATCAATCAGCTTTGCGCACTCGGTTCGCCCTCGGGCGGTTCCGGTCCGCATCGCGCCGTCCCCGGGGAAGCCGAAGGAGCCCGCACCCATGCCGCACACCAGCCTGACCGGCGAGGAGATCGCCACCCAGCCCGACGACTGGCGCACCGCCGCCGCCCTGGCGGCGAGCGGCCCGGCCGGCCTGCCGCGGCGCGGCGAGCGGGTGGCCGTGGTGGGCTGCGGCACCTCCTGGTTCATGGCCCAGGCGTACGCCGCGCTGCGCGAGGCCGGCGGCCACGGCGAGACCGACGCCTTCGCCGCCTCCGAGTTCCCGCTCGCCCGCCGCTACGACCGGGTGCTGGCGATCACCCGCTCCGGCACCACCACCGAGGTGCTGCGGCTGCTGGCGGCCACCGACCTGCCGACCACCGCGCTCACCGCCTGCGTGGACCAGCCGGTGGCCGCCGCCGCCGACCACCTGGTCGACCTGGGCTTCGCCGACGAGCGCTCGGTGGTGCAGACCCGCTTCGCCACCACCGTGCTCGCCCTGCTCCGGGCCCACCTGGAGACCGAGGGCGCCCTCCCGGCCGGGGTGCGCACCGTCGCCGCGGCCGCCGCGGACGCCGAGCGGGCGGTGGCCTGGCAGGTGCCGGACGAACTGGTGGCGCTGGAGCAGATCTCCTTCCTCGGCGCGGGCTGGACCAACGGCCTGGCCCAGGAGGCCGGGCTGAAGATGCGCGAGGCGGCGCTGGCCTGGACCGAGGCGTACCCGGCGATGGAGTACCGGCACGGCCCGATCTCGATCACCGCCCCGGGCCGGGCCGCCTGGATGTTCGGCGAGCTGCCCGCGGGCCTGGCCGGCGAGGTCGCCGCGGTCGGCGGCCGGCTGGTGGCCGACTCCGGCGCGGACGGCCTGGACCCGCTGGCCGACCTGGTCCGGGTGCACCGGCTGGCGGTCGCGCTGGCCGCGCACCGCGGCCTGAACCCGGACGAGCCGCGCAACCTGACCCGCTCGATCGTGCTCGGCTGAGCCCCGCCCGCCCGCACGCCCGGTAACGGCTTCGCCACCCAAACCGCCCAGGAGGCTGCAAAGAGCGATAAACCTCACCTCTCAGGACCAGACCAATCGAGCAACTGGACTAGACCTCTTAGACCCGGCCAAGGGAAACTGTCCCCCGTGAAGCACGTCATCGCACTCGATGTAGGCGGCACCGGCATGAAGGCCGCGCTGGTCGCCCAGGACGGCTCCGTGCTGTTCGAAGCACGCCGACCGACCGGGCGGGAGCACGGCCCCGACGCCGTCGTCGCCACCATCCTCGACTTCGCCGCCGACCTGGCGCAGGAGGGCCGCACCCGGTTCGGTGCCGCCCCCCTCGCGGCGGGCGTCGCCGTGCCGGGGACGATCGACGAGAAGAACGGGATCGCGGTCTTCTCCGCCAACCTCGGCTGGCGCGACCTGCCGATGCGCAAGCTGCTCGGCGAGCGCCTCGGCGGCATCCCGGTCGCCCTCGGCCACGACGTCCGCTCCGGCGGCCTCGCCGAGGGCCGGATCGGCGCCGGGCAGGGGGTCTCGCGCTTCCTGTTCATCGCGCTCGGCACCGGCATCGCCGGCGCCATCGGCATCGACGGCTCCATCGAGGCGGGCGCGCACGGCTACGGCGGCGAGATCGGCCACGTG is part of the Kitasatospora cineracea genome and harbors:
- the thrC gene encoding threonine synthase, with product MAVDTAAPTAVDLGPATALSCRECGTRFPLGPSFACLECFGPLEIAYDYAGYDAEELRKRIEAGPASIWRYAPLLPVPADVAGKPNLNPGWTPLVKADNLGRELGFTAQLHIKDDSGNPTHSFKDRVVACAIEAARAFDFTTLSCSSTGNLAGAVGAAAARAGFKSCVFIPHDLEQGKVVMAGVYGGELVGIDGNYDDVNRFCSELIGDPAGEGWGFVNVNLRPYYGEGSKTLAFEICEQLGWRLPDQIVIPIASGSQLTKIDKGLQELIKLGLVEDKPYKIFGAQAEGCSPVSAAFKAGRDVIKPVKPDTIAKSLAIGNPADGPYVLDIARRTGGAVEDVTDAEVVEAIKLLARTEGIFAETAGGVTVGVLKKLVETGLLDPSKETVAINTGDGLKTLDAVADAGMTAVIRPTLESFRAAGLATA
- a CDS encoding extracellular solute-binding protein, producing MKRSALIPLPLVGCLLLSGCGVLSGGGGVTLDLVAADYGTDASNSSSIYWNKVARDFEAANPGIKVKVDVVSWDDIDKHVADLIAKGKTPDVVQTGGFADQVAADRLYPVGDVLSMEAQANLLGSFSKAGQVLGSQYGIPFISSSRVFVYNKAIFDKAGITAPPATWDDLRKDAELIKSKVPGVTPYALPLGPEEAQAESMIWTMSGGGELSDSVGNYTIDSQPNRDTFKWLRTNLVDRGLTYPDPGQANRKDAFTAFTKGEVAMLNGHPALIKAAAAAGIQYGTAAIPRKSKEVKEVTFGVADWLMAFKANGHRAEIKKFLNFTLAKQNTLAFDEEYNMLPVTQDTLDDMSANASHQDLAQFLQNLPTASFYPYGDPSWDKVSSMIKQQMGKAVKSGGDQVLADLQSTALAEAAKARRAG
- the otsB gene encoding trehalose-phosphatase, encoding MGIAEQITTQAGRTGLAGLLADPKSAVVGLDFDGTLAPIVADPDRARAHPGVVPALGALAPLVGAVVVVTGRPAATAAAYGGFTAAPGLEHLTVLGHYGAERWDARSNAVTAAPPPPGVAAVRGELPSLLAGLDVPEGTFVEDKERALAVHTRRAPEPDALLERLRGPLDELAGRHGLVVEPGRMVLELRPPGVDKGAALHEFLAERDAGPVLFAGDDLGDLAAYAEIGRRREAGHPGLLVCSGPVTGEPPVAALAERADLLVAGPAGVVDLLNGLTELLRG
- a CDS encoding MoaD/ThiS family protein, which gives rise to MSATVRIPTILRTYTGGAAEVTAEGATLSAVIADLEANHTGIAARLLDDTGKLRRFVNVYVNDDDVRFAEGLETEIKDGASVSIIPAVAGGC
- a CDS encoding alpha,alpha-trehalose-phosphate synthase (UDP-forming), whose amino-acid sequence is MADHVSERPQQSGAAPILVASNRGPVSFRTEDDGTLTLRRGGGGLVSGLSAIDDPNAVWVCAALSDADRTAARQAPDGRLDLAGHDVGGQAVRMLDIDPETFARAYNGVANSTLWFVHHLLYQTPVQPAFDAAFRTEWAAYRAYNAAFAEALAAEAAPGAAVLVQDYHLSLAPALLRELRPDLRIGHFSHTPWAPPDYYRLLPDDVAAAVLEGILGADRAAFLTRRWALAFADCCEAVLGAQVDRSELTVTHGGRTTRLGVHGLGADAEFLRERAHRPDVDERLATLREAVGDRRTIVRVDRTELSKNIVRGLLAYRHLLRTRPEWLGNVVHIAFAYPSRTDLAEYRDYTAEVQRLAGEINAEFGTADWQPLILHVNDDFPRSLAAYRLADVALVNPIRDGMNLVAKEVPVVSDRGCALVLSREAGAYAELADDAITVNPYDVIATADALAEALAMPPAERADRTKRLAAAATALPPQQWFLDQLHALQ
- a CDS encoding cold-shock protein, whose protein sequence is MAQGTVKWFNAEKGYGFIAVDGGADVFVHYSAIQMDGYRTLEEGQRVEFEISQGQKGPQADMVRAAGA
- a CDS encoding DUF3263 domain-containing protein, whose protein sequence is MAELTERDRAVLALEARGWRTAGAKEQAIRQELGISATRYHQLLNALLDRAEALAHDPVLVNRLRRIRQARREARQ
- the groL gene encoding chaperonin GroEL (60 kDa chaperone family; promotes refolding of misfolded polypeptides especially under stressful conditions; forms two stacked rings of heptamers to form a barrel-shaped 14mer; ends can be capped by GroES; misfolded proteins enter the barrel where they are refolded when GroES binds), with product MAKIIAFDEEARRGLERGMNQLADAVKVTLGPKGRNVVLEKKWGAPTITNDGVSIAKEIELEDPYEKIGAELVKEVAKKTDDVAGDGTTTATVLAQALVREGLRNVAAGANPMALKRGIEKAVAAVSDQLLAQAKDVETKEQIASTASISAADTQIGELIAEAMDKVGKEGVITVEESNTFGLELELTEGMRFDKGYISAYFATDLERMEASFEDPYILIANSKISSVKDLLPLLEKVMQSGKPLVIIAEDVEGEALSTLVVNKIRGTFKSVAVKAPGFGDRRKAMLGDIAILTGGTVISEEVGLKLENAGVDLLGTARKVVITKDETTIVDGGGDSDQVAGRVNQIRAEIENSDSDYDREKLQERLAKLAGGVAVIKAGAATEVELKERKHRIEDAVRNAKAAVEEGIVAGGGVALLQAGVAFDKLELEGDEATGANIVRVALEAPIKQIATNAGLEGGVVVEKVRNLPAGHGLNAATNEYVDLVASGIIDPAKVTRSALQNAASIAALFLTTEAVIADKPEKAAAAAGGGMPGGDMDF
- a CDS encoding glucosyl-3-phosphoglycerate synthase, producing MPEQPEPGVLPEVADWLRRRSWTAADRPLDLLLAAKRAAGAAGTVSVVLPALDEEPTVGEIVAAIRTELVERVPLVDELVVVDSGSQDGTAAAAAAAGARVVHRDAILPRLPAEPGKGEVLWRSLLATSGAIVCFVDADLREFDPAFVSGIIGPLLTDPALQLVKAMYDRPFEADGAVVPAGGGRVTELVARPLLSLHWPQLAGFVQPLGGEYAARRSLLERLPFPTGYGVELGLLVDALELAGLDALAQVDVGVRHHRHQDGQALGRMAATIYRTALERLDRTHRLKADPDLVRPLLTQYTRTAAGFAPRTHPVPATERPPMATVPEYRDR